Part of the Acomys russatus chromosome 19, mAcoRus1.1, whole genome shotgun sequence genome, ACCTTTTAAAAGCCTAGATTTCCTCCTTTAAAACTAAAGTACTGACTCCTACACATTAAGCAATGAAACAAACCAACTCTTTCTGGCCAGAGACACTACACTTCGGATTAACCTAGTGGTTTCATGGAGTCCTTAGACAAACATTTGAGAGAGAAATTAGAATACAGTCCAATGGCATTGAGAGTAGCACATGGCTGCTCGCTTAGATGAACCAggttgttcccagcacccacatggcagcttcctGCCCTttgtaacaccagttccaaggGAGCTAATACCCTCTTTCGTTGGGCACTaggcatgtacatggtatacagacatacatgcaagaaaaacacccttatacataaagaattttaaaaaagagtaagacAGTATTTACTAATATGACTGTGCTTAGGTGTTTGTGAGGGAAACGAGCAAACAGTAAGTTCTGTGCCTAGGTAAGTAATATGTCAGGTTCAATGTTAAATAACTTAAAATGGTGTGGTTGTAAAATTTAACCAATTAATTGATGgatgtttttgagatggggtcatgCAGACCTTAAACTTAAGGCAATACTCCTGCCATAggtccctgaatgctgggattacagctatcaAATATCGTGCCTGCTTTTATCTTTACCTTGTGAGAGGCTATAACTATACTTTATGGCTATggaaacaggctcagagaagCTGGCAACACATGAAGACTATGGTAAGTCCCACATAGCACTCAGCAGTACCTTACGGTCCCTATACTGGGAGCCAGCGCCTAACTGCCAGAATCGGAGCCTCTTTACGCACACGGGAAATGCTAACCTTACACCAGCTCTGCCGAAAAGAAAACTGCTTAGCAAAACTTTGGTCGTTATTAACAATCTCTAAAAGTACACTAAAGATCCTTAAAATAGAACCTGCTGGTACAAACTTAGAGATAGCAAGAGCTAAACACTGTCCTTCAAACCCGAAAACAAATAGTTTTAACACTCTAGCCTACAAGACTAGAGAACAGAACACTCAGACAGCGACCAGCAAAGTAAAAGCAAATCCTCACCTACTACATCAGCAGCCGCGCCTCTTCTCTTCCTAACTCCGGGATTTAGCAAAGCCTCACTTTGGGGGCACATGAACAGGGAGTGTTTGACATGACTCGGTTTAGAATCCGTGAGCTCATCGTCTTCCATGAAAGCTTTGGCGATCTCCACTGCTTCGGTTTCCAAATAGTTCTCTGGCTCTctggaggaagcagagcaggctCCTGCGTTTGTTCTCACAGAAGCATCAGAAAACACTTCCGCTTTACCAGTTTCTATTTTCACGTATTGGGGCAAGGTTTGTTCTTTTCCCAAAAGATTAGCCTCCTTAAGAAGGGACCCTTCGGTTCCTAATACCAACTGTGTGTCTTGTGTTCTCCGCAACGGAGAGAATTGGAGAGAGACGTCAACAGAATGAGTGCTGCCCGAAGAGCCACCTTCTTTACAGTTACCAGGTAAAGTGGATCTATCACCGTAGATATTCGGAAATTTAGAGTTTACAGGATATTCTGGGGTTCTCTTTTCAACACAAGGCTGAGGAAGGATTTTTGATAAATCTCCAGCTGTGGGTGAATGCTGAAGAATATGCTGCTCAGTTCTGATTAATTCAAATTCCTCTAACATTCCCTTAACTTTGTGTAAGGTGCTTTCTGAAACACTGACCGCTTTCCCACCTGCTGTACTAAATCCAGAGAATACTGATGAACTGGCATTGCCTGGGAAGGTTTTAGAGAGTGACAGTCCACCCTGAGGCTTGTGTGCCACAGAGAGCCTTCTTCTCCCAGAGTGGTCTGGCTTTTCATTACTTTCCAGTGCCACCATAGAAGGTGACTGCTTAGCGCCATCCATCTGAGACAACACCTGCTTTGCCTTTTCTAATGAAGCGTCTGACACCTGCACAGCCTTTCCACTTGCTGTGCTAAAAATCCCGTAAGTGCGTGAAGGGTGGTCTGTCTGGGGAAGTTCCCTTACAGGTTTACAGGTATCCCAAGTTCCCAAGCTAACAGGTAGTGCTGCAGCTTTGTCCAGTCCAGACACACTTTGGTTATAGGGTAGCATCTGTTCATTTTGAGTGTAAACGACAGCCTTATCCGAGTTCATGCAGGTATCATCTGAAGAGATAGGACATATAAAATCCTCTGGATTATCCAATGCTTTGTGACAGACTGCCTGGCAAGTGCCTGGTTCACTCTCTCTGTTTTGCTCAATTGTTTTATTGCCGTCATCTGTGAATATCTCTGCCTTTCTCACAGTGTCTGGTGAATGAGCTGTAGTGAGCACAGGGCAGCCTGCCTTACAGTCCTTTGAATCCAGCACAGCAAAGTCAATGGCTACATTCTCATTTGCATATGGAGCATTAGTCTCAGATTTCTGAACACAATCTTCATTTACAGTTTGTGggtatttatctatttcttttgtaGCAGATACTTTGGAAAAAATGGCATTGCCTTCAGCATTCCTCATGTCTAGCTGGACATCAGAATCCGTTTTAGTTTTTAAGAAATGTCCTGAATCATTATGCATGTCATTACAGTGACAAAAACTAGAACAGGACAGACAGCTGTGATGCATACTAGGATCACTAAAGAGGGCTGAAGCTTGGTTTTCAGAGACATCATCTGTATCAACTTCAGTTCTGGTATTGTCTGAACTATGTTCACATGAAGTATTTCCTGCAAAATCCTCAGTGGTTTCGGCAGCATTTCTTTTTCCAAGCTTATCACCCGGTCCCTCTGGAAGGCATTTGCTGCCTTTGGATAGAGAAGACTGTCTGATACAAGCTTTTCTACTGTGCCCTGTATAACATGCCAAAGTAGAATCTTCAGTGACTGAGCAAGAGGACTGACTAATGCAGCaagttctagaactttctatttcattttctataCTTTCGTGTTCTTTGGAAGAGGTACCATTTGATGTTCTGAGGTTTTCAGTTGGCTTATAGGAATCATCACTTTGCTTGAGTAGCACTTCAGTGTCCTTAGAGACAAAGTTCTGCATTTCTTCACACTTTGGGGCAGTTACTTTAATTCTCCCACATGCTAATGCAAGGCCTTCTTTGTGGTCCTCCCTGTCCTTCAGTGGGGTTGACCCTTGGTGGCTGAAGCTGGTGGTTTCCCAAACACACTGTGTCTCATCAAAAAGGCTTTTCACTTTGTCCAAAGATTCCTGCATAATTTTGACTTTTTTCCCGCTAGCTGTATGAAAACTCGGCAGAGTAGGTTCTTTGATACTTTCTATTTCACACCCAGGATACTGCTGGAGAACTGGTAACTGACAGAGATCTCCAACTGGGTCATGTTCTTCAAATACCTTTTCAATACTGcttgtcttcttctggcatgaaatatctattttgttcttatttatgcCATAAAGACTTTTAGAGTTCAAAGAGTCTGGATAGATAGCAAATTCTTCTGTTTCCTGATTAAAAATATTCACACTTTTATTTAATGACTCCTTGGAGACTCTGATATTTTTCCCACTTGCGGTCTGAAAGgacatattaaaattttcttttatgttttgttccATCTTACCTGAAGGTAATTGTTCTTTATCTGACGATTTCATATGACACGTTTCCTCAGCTCTCATGATTTCCAAACACGTTAAATCTGATACACTTTCCTTAATCTGTGTGTTTTCCTCCCTCACATACTGGGTACATGACTCAGGATACTTGCTGCCTTGGTCACCAGCACAAGGAAAACCACTGTTACCTTTATGAATATAAACTGTACCACCTGTACTTGATTTACTATCATCACACTTTTCtaattcataaatatttctttGAGAGCCGGTATAGCTGTTATcttcatcttttatattttttgcaTAATTTTTAGGATTTTTGTCAACAAGAATGCCAGTAGTCATTTCAATATGATTTTGTAATTTTACGTGGCTCTTACTAGTTTCCTCATCAGGAGGACTTTTATCATAGTTTCCTTTCCTTATCTTAAACACTGGAGCGCCAGAATCATGATGTGCACTTGAAGAGAATGCGCTTGGGTCTACTTTTGCAGAAGTCTCCTCACTAATATTTTCAATGTCACTGAACAGTTTTGCAGCTCTCTGCAGAGCCTCGTTAGACACACTAAGTTTTGTACCAAGAGCAGAACAAAATCCTCCAAACTCCGTTTCATTTATATTTGCTAAAAAATGAGATGTACTTTTGTTATAACTGCCTTCCAACCGGCGAGGAAAGCTTTGTTTAGCTCCAACTGAACCTTCAAATTTCTTGCTGTCGTCTGTCTGAGCGTCAGAGAAGGGATGCACTGTGAGGTGAAGACTGACATCTTTCCACTCCTCGGAAGTGGTACTTACGACGACCACCTGGTTCCCAGGCACTTCAGATGCATTACTCTGTGCCACGCGGCTTGGCTTTCTGAACTGTGTGAATTCAAACTGACTTCCTGATTCTTCCAAGATACTAGAAAGTTCTGTGATTTCTGCCTTTTGGCTGGGCGTTAAACTGTGAAGACCTTGCTTTGAAGATAACGTGGGAGGTGCTGTGTGAGCATCCTCACATGGAGCAGATGCTTGACTTGCACAATGTGCAGGCACGGCAGGAACTGACTGCAAATCAAACGTGTAAGGGTCACCTCGTCGCTTCTGGTTTGCTAGCGCTATGGTATTAGCAATGTTCATACAAGCTGAACTAGCAGGATACTGTTCGTCAATGTCTTTGAACAACGCTTTGCTTTTCTTGACATTAAGTTcggaaagttttatttctttattagaaGCTGTTCTAAAGCAACCTCCAAAATTATAGTTCAAAACTGGATCCAAGGGCCCCGACCATTTGTCTGTATAATCATTGTTTACATCTGATTTCATAGGCAAAGAGGAGCTGGACTTGAAATCCTGGTCTGCAGTTCCTTTCAGATGCTGCTCTTCAGCACTTCTGCTCCGTGCTCCCTCATGGACCAGTGATGAATCCGAGTCTTCTGTAATCGATACTCGGGCTGCGTGCTCACCACCTAAGTCTGCAGCTACTGCAGTGGCAGAGACCTTGAGGCTCGGCCCTTTTGCATGGCTGAGGTCCTCTTCCTGGAGTTGTACAGTACTTTCTAAAGCAGCCTCACTGCTTTCATTAGCTACTTGAAAGGCGAGGTTATTCTCATCgtctgggaaaagttcttcagaATTCGTACTGACTGCTACTTCTGAAATAAGAGGCGTTCCTTCTTGGTCCTTTGGTATGACTTCCAGCTTTGTATTTTGATTAAACTGTGGCTTCACTGAAGGGGACGCTTTTGTTATATACTCTCCAGGTAGCAGAAGCTCAGGGGTTTTAGAATTTTCACTTGAGAGACATATGTCATTTCCCTCCGAGGGGATGTTTTCGATTAATTCAGTATTATCTTTACAACTCTCATGTCGTAGTTTCTCTGGCATTTGACAGGACACTTTTCCTCTAGAAACCACAACTGGCTTTGACAGATGCGCCTTTGAGCTGAGAGTCACtttaagagtgcttgctctgcTGGGGCCACTGACAGGGCTTTCCTGCGACTCAAAGCTAATGCTGCTGGGCTGCACTGCTGCTGCACGCTGTCCAGCGGGATGACACGCTAACACTGAGACCTCTGCTTTTCTATCTGAAACTTTTGGACTCTTCTGATTGTTTTCACAGTGTCTTTCTGGAAAGCATGGCAGAGAGTCAGTTTCTAGGGCTGCATATGCCTTTTCTTCACCGCCGATCACCTCTCTGTCATTGAGAGCCTGAGCTATCAATGCATTAGTATAACTACTTTCTTTATCGGAAGCAGTCACAAAAGAGTCAGTCAGGGACAGAGATGGCTCTTCAGGATCACTCTGTAAACAACTTCTTTTGACTGAAGACTCTGATACAACTAAACGTAAGAATATAGAGAAAGACAAGTTAGAGAACTAATCGCATCCACTCGGAGAAGTGTTCAAAGTAACATGTACAAGAAGAACAAAGCGTGACTAACAGATTAAAAACCCCTAACAGTTCCAGTTTTGAAGTTGCTAAACTTCTGCATGAGGAGGTTGAGGAGCTAGCTCAGGCAGTGAGGCGCCTGTCACGCTGACCTGAAGGCAGATCCTCAGCATCCAGGAAGAATCTGGGTGTAGCGGTGTGTATCTATAAACTCTGGGCTGTAGGATGgtgacagaggctggcagatccctggagctcaagCAGCTCTCCAGGACCACCAACCTAGCTACCATGCCACTTCCAATGTCTCACAGGGAGATAAAACTGGTTTCACATGGTGGGATTGAGAGTGAGTGGAAGCAACAGCTCTCCCTTTtgttccccaggctggccttgaattcctgggctccaatgatcctcctgcttctcaaGAAAACACCACTTCTAGTTATCCAAtttgtatataataaacattCCTACGTAGGAGCTAAGCAGTCAAGCTCCTAACCTGTATGGATAGAAAGTTGTCTCAGGAGCCATGGGTTGCCATTAAGCCTGGTGAAAGAGGAAAACTGACTCAGACAAGCTGttcactgacctccacacatgcaccctgcacacatatacaaaaaaacaAGAGCCAACAATATATGGTGCGAATTGACCTGACAAGTTTGAATGGCACAATTCTAAACACTGAATCCAAAGTCTCAACAACAATATATGGCTACTTGCTAAGATTAAATGAGACCTAGAGCCAggctgtggtagtgcacgcctttaatttcagcactccggagtcagaggcaggtggatctctgagttccaggccagcctggtctacacacagagttccaggacagctagggttacacaaagaaactctgtccaaaccaaaataaaaacccaacaaaaacaaaaaagagaactgaAAGACTATAGAAAGAAAGtaggtatttctttaaaaaaatttttttaaatcatatattcaAATGAGAGAACTTAATCTTATCCATAAAAGTATAtacattagaaggaaaaaaaaaaaaaaagactacctgAATTGACATTTGTAAATGTGAACGGTGCTTCAAAAGCACTGGCTTCAAACTGAGCTGCAAGGTTAGTGGACTCTGACTTTCTCTCTGGCTGCAGTTTTTTTCCTTGATGAGATGCATCATCACTTACAGAGTAAATAAACTTTCTTCGTTTCTTTCGTAGAGTGGATATTAAGCCTTCAGTTTTCACAGCTGTAGAAGTGTGAGAGAGAGTGACTGGCCAGCTTCCAGTGTCAACTAGACTAGGACATAAGGGGTCCCCTCCGTGTGAGCAAGCATATGTCCCCAATGCCCATGCAGGGGCTTCAGGCTCTTCTGCAGAGGCTGAGCTGGTCACACCATCTGAGAGAGGAGTACCCAAAGTCTCGTCAAGCGGCTCTTTCATCTTGAATATAGACTTCCTGACACTCTGAAATAGACAGGCTGCCTGACTGGTTCCAGACACAGCTTGCTTCCCTGCAGCGGAGTCTTCATGTGACTCAAAACGCTGTTTGGTGTCTACCAGAGTGTCCTCACTGAACATCCTTTCTGGCTCTGGAAGACTTGAAGTATGAAGCAAAGACTTTCCTGAAGTAGCAGAGCCAGTACCTTCTTTCTTCGCATCTATGGAGTCTTTTCCTGAATCACTCTGGTTCTGAGAGGAAATATGAAGCAGAGATGTTCCTCCTGTCTGGGTTCCACGTAGACCAGAGAGGTTTAGCTGAGACCATGCAGTGTCTTCAGACTGTGCAGCTTCCTGGCAGGTTCTCTCACTTGCGCTGTCAAGGGGCTTCGGGCTTGGTGCACCTCGACCTAAGGGGTCACTATCCCTTGGCTCGGTTTCATCAGTTTGTCTTCTGGCGCCATCACTTAAGTCATCAGTTCTTGTTTCACTGAAAATTTTCTTCCTGGTCTTGGCCATTCTCATTTTTTGCACATTTCGGGTTCTGTGCTTAGGAAAACATAATGAGAAACTATCTTCCTCCGAAGTATCTGCAGCCGTCTCCCCGTCTTCTAGAACATTCGGCGCTGCCTTTCTAAGGTCGTCTTTGACGCTGTTTATTTTGCCAGATGAATCCCTTAACATTGTTCCCAGTCCTGTGAACATTCAAAACAGCAGCACATTGTAACATTCATAATGCAACCATTTTCCTCCTATTACACTCAGTGTCTCTCAGACGTAATTCATGTTAAGTAACACACCGGTCAGCAGGAAGGGGTTATTCCGCATGCCGGTTCTTCTTCTGGCAAGTCACTCTTCTAAAACCAGATCCCACTGTATTCACACCCCAATCTCTAATAGTCTTTTATTAGTTCTACCACCTTTGAAAGTGCTAGCTACTCAATTTAGTATTCTAAGAACCATGAACCCAGGTGTAGACAGTCAATCTTGTATTGCTCAACTACGAAAAAGTTACTCTCTTCCATATCCTGACTTCAGAGgtcgagaaaaaaaaaagtggcatttCTCCTTAAGAAAGTAAtgagccagtgtggtggcacacacatgtaatatcAGCAttcacagaggcaaaggcaggtggatctctgtgagttcgaggccagcctggtctacagagtgagtccacgacagccaaggctacacagagagaccctgtctctatgCCTCTCCCCAACCGGCCCccacctctcacacacacaaagaaagaaagaaagaaagaaagaaagaaagaaagaaagaaagaaaagaacaatgacATCAACTCAGATCAGCAGTTCAAGTAACCAGAAATACTTACCCTGACTAAAAGCTtccctctggtttttgtttttgctatcaGTCATAGAGTGAATAGATGTGTCATTCTTTTTCAGACTTGCATGGTGATTAGAAAAATAGCTTTTTGAAGTCTATGGAAATTATGTTCAAAATCATTAATTAGTATAACCCTTTtgttgcacacatatatatatatatatatatacgcatgctaccaaacagagaaacagaaaaaaatttgtaTGAAGAAATTACATATGAGAGCAGGTTTAGAAACATTCCCAAAAGCTTAGGAAAATTATAAATTGCAGTTTTAAAAAACTGCAGGTTAGCTGGGGCctagtgagacacacacacacacacacacaagcccagcACGCGGGAAGCAGATGCAGCAAGTCACCCCAAGGTCGAGGGCAGCACACGTTACACAACCAGCTTCAGgcaggccagggctgcacagtaaAACCTGCCTCAAGAAAGCCAAGTGTTAACCCAAACCAGAACAGCAACTCCAAAACTAAAACCATCAGCCATTGCAGCTACCGGGAGGTGTGGCCAGGGGTAGGCTGCCCATCCTCCAGTGCTTAGCTGCACATCCGTATGCATCCAAGGCACTAACTGCATTCAGGGaccattttaaaaagggaaaaagaatccATGATGTTGGGAGTGGGTCATGTTGGGAGGATCatgggggagttgggggagggtgaATACGATCAaaacatattacatatatgtattctGAATGAGGACTGTTAAGTATAGCCAGCCTGACTTTGACTTACTGCAGGtgagtcatcaggaaatgcagtCCCACGTACTTCCTCATCTCTcgctgtaaaagaaaaattaaatttagctTACTGTATTATATATTGTACACTAAAACAGACAAATCTACTTTTTCAgaagcacccacccacccacacacagatacactacTTGATAACTAGCTCATCTGAAACAAGATACAGTTTCTTAATGCTACTCCCAAGGCAGTGAGAAAAGCTGTTTGGTGATACTAACTTTATAGTAACATTCTCTAATAGGGCCGGTGAGAGACCTGCAGGGCTGTGACTTGAA contains:
- the Brca2 gene encoding breast cancer type 2 susceptibility protein gives rise to the protein MPIEYKRRPTFWEIFKARCSTTDLGPISLNWFEELSSEAPPYNSESPEESEYKPHSYEPQLFKTPQRKTSYRQFASTPIIFKERSETVPLDQSPFQELGKAAANSKHKNHSKTKARADPMAALASPPLMSHFSESPLTLRSKQLVPQREKPVVCGSLFSTPKLEEGQTPKHISESLGVEVDPDMSWSSSLATPPTLSSTVIIARDEEVRGTAFPDDSPATSKSYFSNHHASLKKNDTSIHSMTDSKNKNQREAFSQGLGTMLRDSSGKINSVKDDLRKAAPNVLEDGETAADTSEEDSFSLCFPKHRTRNVQKMRMAKTRKKIFSETRTDDLSDGARRQTDETEPRDSDPLGRGAPSPKPLDSASERTCQEAAQSEDTAWSQLNLSGLRGTQTGGTSLLHISSQNQSDSGKDSIDAKKEGTGSATSGKSLLHTSSLPEPERMFSEDTLVDTKQRFESHEDSAAGKQAVSGTSQAACLFQSVRKSIFKMKEPLDETLGTPLSDGVTSSASAEEPEAPAWALGTYACSHGGDPLCPSLVDTGSWPVTLSHTSTAVKTEGLISTLRKKRRKFIYSVSDDASHQGKKLQPERKSESTNLAAQFEASAFEAPFTFTNVNSVVSESSVKRSCLQSDPEEPSLSLTDSFVTASDKESSYTNALIAQALNDREVIGGEEKAYAALETDSLPCFPERHCENNQKSPKVSDRKAEVSVLACHPAGQRAAAVQPSSISFESQESPVSGPSRASTLKVTLSSKAHLSKPVVVSRGKVSCQMPEKLRHESCKDNTELIENIPSEGNDICLSSENSKTPELLLPGEYITKASPSVKPQFNQNTKLEVIPKDQEGTPLISEVAVSTNSEELFPDDENNLAFQVANESSEAALESTVQLQEEDLSHAKGPSLKVSATAVAADLGGEHAARVSITEDSDSSLVHEGARSRSAEEQHLKGTADQDFKSSSSLPMKSDVNNDYTDKWSGPLDPVLNYNFGGCFRTASNKEIKLSELNVKKSKALFKDIDEQYPASSACMNIANTIALANQKRRGDPYTFDLQSVPAVPAHCASQASAPCEDAHTAPPTLSSKQGLHSLTPSQKAEITELSSILEESGSQFEFTQFRKPSRVAQSNASEVPGNQVVVVSTTSEEWKDVSLHLTVHPFSDAQTDDSKKFEGSVGAKQSFPRRLEGSYNKSTSHFLANINETEFGGFCSALGTKLSVSNEALQRAAKLFSDIENISEETSAKVDPSAFSSSAHHDSGAPVFKIRKGNYDKSPPDEETSKSHVKLQNHIEMTTGILVDKNPKNYAKNIKDEDNSYTGSQRNIYELEKCDDSKSSTGGTVYIHKGNSGFPCAGDQGSKYPESCTQYVREENTQIKESVSDLTCLEIMRAEETCHMKSSDKEQLPSGKMEQNIKENFNMSFQTASGKNIRVSKESLNKSVNIFNQETEEFAIYPDSLNSKSLYGINKNKIDISCQKKTSSIEKVFEEHDPVGDLCQLPVLQQYPGCEIESIKEPTLPSFHTASGKKVKIMQESLDKVKSLFDETQCVWETTSFSHQGSTPLKDREDHKEGLALACGRIKVTAPKCEEMQNFVSKDTEVLLKQSDDSYKPTENLRTSNGTSSKEHESIENEIESSRTCCISQSSCSVTEDSTLACYTGHSRKACIRQSSLSKGSKCLPEGPGDKLGKRNAAETTEDFAGNTSCEHSSDNTRTEVDTDDVSENQASALFSDPSMHHSCLSCSSFCHCNDMHNDSGHFLKTKTDSDVQLDMRNAEGNAIFSKVSATKEIDKYPQTVNEDCVQKSETNAPYANENVAIDFAVLDSKDCKAGCPVLTTAHSPDTVRKAEIFTDDGNKTIEQNRESEPGTCQAVCHKALDNPEDFICPISSDDTCMNSDKAVVYTQNEQMLPYNQSVSGLDKAAALPVSLGTWDTCKPVRELPQTDHPSRTYGIFSTASGKAVQVSDASLEKAKQVLSQMDGAKQSPSMVALESNEKPDHSGRRRLSVAHKPQGGLSLSKTFPGNASSSVFSGFSTAGGKAVSVSESTLHKVKGMLEEFELIRTEQHILQHSPTAGDLSKILPQPCVEKRTPEYPVNSKFPNIYGDRSTLPGNCKEGGSSGSTHSVDVSLQFSPLRRTQDTQLVLGTEGSLLKEANLLGKEQTLPQYVKIETGKAEVFSDASVRTNAGACSASSREPENYLETEAVEIAKAFMEDDELTDSKPSHVKHSLFMCPQSEALLNPGVRKRRGAAADVVGQPPIKRSLLNEFDRTIENKGKSLKPSKSSPDGTVKDRRLFTHHMSLDPVTCGPFCSRKNRQAAQTPHLTAPAQGLLSNGRPSECSALENSSSAPAAAVQPAHRTSAAATERARCSVPGKPAKVFVPPFKMKSQFHSDDPVSSRNVNLEEKRQKSTDREDSEDSDIHQFNKGSSPQEATGIFTECEAESLDLMSRLQNARGLQDIRIKRKERCHLRPQPGSLYLTKSSTLPRMSLQAAVGGRVPSACSHKQLYMYGVSKACIHINSKNAEYFQFDIQDYFGKEDLCAGKGFQLADGGWLIPSSDGKAGKEEFYRALCDTPGVDPKLISSAWVSNHYRWIVWKLAAMEFAFPKEFANRCLNPERVLLQLKYRYDVEIDNSSRSALKKILERDDTAAKTLVLCVSDIISPSASGSETSGSKAGGADTIELTDGWYAVKAQLDPPLLALVKSGRLSVGQKIVIHGAELVGCPDACEPLEAPDSLRLKISANSTRPARWHSKLGFSHDPRPFPLPLSSLFSDGGNVGCVDIVVQRVYPLQWVEKTASGLYIFRGEREEEKEALRFAEAQQKKLEALFTRVHAEFKDHEEDATQQRGLSRALTRQQVRALQDGAELYAAVQNASDPDHLEGCLSEEQLRALSTHRQMLNEKKQAQIQSEFRKALESAEQEEGLLRDVTTVWRLRVTSCKKKEKSALLSIWRPSPDLSSLLAEGKRYRIYHLAVSKSKSKFERPGIQLTATKRTQYQQLPASDETLSQAYQPREPLLFHRLSDPAFRPPCSEVDLVGVVVSVVKPIGLVPLVYLSDECLNLLVVKFGIDLNEDIKPRVLIAASNLQWHPESTSGVPTLFAGNLSVFSANPKEVHFQERVGQMKCAIENINTFYKEAEKKLMHLLKGDSPKWCTPSKDPTWEPHPAPTCPASDLLATGGQRFSPTSEQKFQSPLSHCTPKGKSTPLARSAQVASKSCNGEREIEDPRTCRKRRALDFLSRLPLPPPVSPISAFVSPAAQKAFQPPRSCGTKHAAPMKKKEPRSPQGRTPFQEASGISLLERDSVADEELALLTTQALAPNSAGQKNPQPAQRPHQLIGPRSGKESASGVAEVQ